From Cystobacter ferrugineus, the proteins below share one genomic window:
- a CDS encoding TetR/AcrR family transcriptional regulator: MAQRGTGEKRRARYHHGDLRRALVEAALEVLAREGVAELSLREVARRAGVSAAAPYHHFPDKQSLLAAVAEEGFVALNAAMKQAREASGGWAERLEGMAAAYIQFAVTHVAHYRVMFLPELKEPRFEEYHRLGTESFELMRGAVAEARPELSEPDTWVVAVSAWSAVHGFTSLWTEGFLGHKAARLPELEGMGRAVGVSVASLVLHAPATKR, translated from the coding sequence ATGGCGCAGCGAGGCACGGGTGAAAAGAGGCGGGCTCGGTACCACCACGGCGACCTGCGGCGGGCGCTGGTGGAGGCGGCGCTCGAGGTGTTGGCGCGGGAGGGCGTGGCGGAGCTGTCGCTGCGCGAGGTGGCGCGGCGGGCGGGTGTCAGCGCGGCGGCGCCCTATCATCACTTTCCGGACAAGCAGTCACTCCTGGCGGCGGTGGCGGAGGAGGGCTTCGTCGCGCTGAACGCGGCGATGAAGCAGGCCCGGGAGGCGAGCGGCGGCTGGGCGGAGCGCCTGGAGGGGATGGCGGCGGCCTACATCCAGTTCGCGGTGACGCACGTGGCGCACTACCGCGTCATGTTCCTGCCGGAGCTGAAGGAGCCGCGCTTCGAGGAGTACCACCGCCTGGGCACGGAGTCGTTCGAGCTGATGCGCGGCGCGGTGGCCGAGGCCCGCCCGGAGCTGTCCGAGCCGGACACGTGGGTGGTGGCGGTGTCCGCCTGGAGCGCGGTGCATGGCTTCACCTCGCTGTGGACGGAGGGGTTCCTCGGGCATAAGGCGGCGCGCCTGCCGGAGCTGGAGGGGATGGGCCGCGCGGTGGGCGTCTCCGTCGCGAGCCTCGTCCTCCACGCGCCCGCCACGAAGCGCTGA
- a CDS encoding NAD(P)-dependent oxidoreductase: MKPGISVLGTGRMGSALVGAFLKQGYNVAVWNRTKSKCAPLAALGARVATTVRDAVADAEVVVVNVNDYVTSEALLRQDDVTKGLRGKLIVQLTSGSPRQAREMAAWARQHELQYLDGAIMGTPNFIGEPGGTILYSGPGALFEKYKPVLLVLGGNSLHVGSDVGHASALDSALLSFLWGSMFGVLQAVSVCEAEGLPLGAYMEYVQATKPMVDGAVTDFVKRIQTGRFAGDEKTLATVEAHHGALRHLIELCEEHGIHHAVPAAFGQLFQAALQAGHAQDDFAVLNKFMK, translated from the coding sequence ATGAAGCCTGGCATTTCGGTTCTCGGTACGGGGCGTATGGGCTCCGCGCTCGTGGGTGCTTTTCTCAAGCAGGGGTACAATGTTGCAGTCTGGAATCGCACGAAGTCCAAGTGTGCGCCGCTCGCCGCCTTGGGAGCACGGGTCGCGACGACGGTGCGGGACGCCGTCGCCGATGCGGAGGTCGTCGTCGTGAATGTGAACGACTACGTCACCAGCGAGGCGCTGCTTCGGCAGGACGACGTGACGAAAGGATTGCGTGGAAAACTGATCGTCCAGTTGACGTCGGGCTCGCCCAGACAGGCGAGGGAAATGGCCGCGTGGGCTCGACAGCACGAGCTCCAATACCTGGATGGAGCCATCATGGGGACTCCGAACTTCATCGGCGAGCCTGGAGGCACCATTCTGTATTCTGGACCGGGTGCGCTCTTCGAGAAATACAAACCCGTCCTCCTCGTGCTCGGGGGAAATTCCCTCCATGTGGGAAGCGACGTGGGCCACGCCTCCGCTCTCGACAGCGCACTTCTCTCTTTCTTGTGGGGCTCGATGTTCGGTGTGCTTCAGGCAGTGTCCGTCTGCGAAGCCGAAGGGCTTCCGCTCGGGGCCTACATGGAATACGTCCAGGCGACCAAGCCTATGGTGGACGGAGCCGTGACCGATTTCGTGAAACGGATCCAGACTGGCCGCTTCGCCGGCGATGAGAAGACGCTTGCGACGGTCGAGGCACACCATGGGGCGCTTCGACACCTGATCGAGCTGTGCGAGGAGCACGGAATTCATCATGCCGTACCAGCCGCGTTCGGCCAGCTCTTCCAAGCGGCCCTCCAGGCTGGCCACGCTCAGGATGACTTCGCCGTTCTCAACAAGTTCATGAAGTGA
- a CDS encoding AraC family transcriptional regulator: MERRPRIELGVELRATSVGEVRHLLPSAHSIIVHAGEPVRTSCHSNRMRSIRTRGDIFFIPAGVLDEWVDDDASSSVELRLPAALLRRVAEDMGLDPDRIGLEPRHQFREAQIEHLAWALEAECRAGFPNGLLYSESLGLALAAHLLTRYRAPVEARGGLSKRQLQRVIEYIEAHLDQNLSLTRLASVAEASTSHFKVLFKRSMGLPVHEYVMHRRVERARSLLVHGELPASEVALEAGFSHQSHMARWMRRVLGVTPTSVVRRRNHVTS; the protein is encoded by the coding sequence GTGGAACGACGTCCCCGAATTGAACTCGGTGTCGAGCTGCGCGCGACATCCGTGGGTGAGGTCCGACACCTGCTGCCTTCCGCCCATTCCATCATTGTCCATGCTGGGGAGCCCGTTCGAACGTCGTGTCATTCGAACCGCATGCGCTCGATTCGCACACGAGGCGACATCTTCTTCATTCCCGCCGGAGTACTTGATGAGTGGGTCGATGACGATGCGAGCAGTTCCGTGGAGCTCCGGCTGCCAGCAGCGCTCTTGCGTCGGGTCGCGGAAGACATGGGGCTGGATCCCGACCGTATAGGACTCGAGCCGCGACACCAGTTCAGAGAAGCGCAGATCGAGCATCTCGCATGGGCGCTCGAGGCGGAGTGCCGCGCCGGTTTCCCGAACGGGCTGCTCTACAGCGAGAGCCTGGGCCTGGCGCTCGCGGCGCACCTGCTGACCCGCTACCGAGCGCCCGTGGAGGCGCGAGGAGGCCTGTCGAAACGACAGCTTCAGCGCGTCATCGAGTACATCGAGGCGCACCTCGATCAGAACCTCTCGCTCACACGCCTCGCGAGTGTGGCCGAAGCCAGCACATCGCATTTCAAGGTCTTGTTCAAGCGCTCGATGGGACTACCGGTGCATGAGTACGTGATGCACCGGCGGGTGGAGCGCGCCAGGAGCTTGCTCGTGCACGGAGAGCTTCCCGCGAGCGAAGTCGCGCTGGAAGCCGGGTTCTCGCACCAGAGCCATATGGCGCGCTGGATGAGGCGTGTTCTCGGCGTGACCCCGACGTCTGTCGTGCGTCGCCGCAACCACGTCACTTCATGA
- a CDS encoding SRPBCC domain-containing protein — translation MATKSRGLQPIDAYLAGLENPAAKKTLGALRMQLRKLLPGAVETISYQMPTFKVDGNAVAGFAFFKNHCGYYPFSGGVVPALKEQLDGYTTSKSGVTFPPDKPLPAKLVKALVQARLAEIAARGKKPSSVKKKAATKKALITDRVTDSAVKEATGRDWKAWMRALDAAGAGELNHKQLVAHLAREVESTWWQQSIAVAYEQARGKRVVGETAATGFQVGVVRTLPLRADELWERIATQAERWLGAGAKLTLEPGAGYEVPKRRGAPGARGEVRVVKPGQRIRMTWQPDGWKKPATLQLTLVPKARGASLHVHLEKLPDAKAREAMREHWSRVLEGLAEK, via the coding sequence ATGGCGACGAAGAGCAGAGGTCTGCAACCCATCGACGCATACCTGGCGGGACTGGAGAACCCGGCGGCGAAGAAGACGCTAGGGGCGCTGCGCATGCAGCTCCGCAAGCTGCTTCCGGGAGCGGTCGAGACCATCAGCTACCAGATGCCCACCTTCAAGGTGGACGGGAACGCCGTGGCCGGCTTCGCCTTCTTCAAGAACCACTGCGGCTACTACCCCTTCAGCGGCGGCGTGGTACCGGCGCTGAAGGAGCAGCTAGACGGCTACACCACGTCGAAGAGCGGCGTGACCTTTCCGCCCGACAAGCCGCTTCCGGCGAAGCTGGTGAAGGCGTTGGTGCAGGCACGACTCGCGGAAATCGCCGCGCGCGGGAAGAAGCCCTCGAGCGTGAAGAAGAAGGCGGCCACGAAGAAGGCGCTCATCACCGACCGCGTGACGGACAGCGCCGTCAAGGAGGCGACCGGGCGGGACTGGAAGGCGTGGATGCGCGCGCTGGACGCGGCGGGTGCAGGCGAGCTGAACCACAAGCAGCTCGTCGCGCACCTGGCCCGGGAGGTGGAGTCCACGTGGTGGCAGCAGTCCATTGCCGTGGCGTACGAGCAGGCCCGCGGCAAGCGGGTCGTGGGCGAGACGGCGGCCACGGGCTTCCAAGTAGGCGTCGTGCGCACGCTGCCGCTGCGTGCCGATGAACTGTGGGAGCGGATTGCCACCCAGGCGGAGCGGTGGCTCGGTGCCGGCGCGAAGCTGACGCTCGAGCCGGGAGCGGGCTACGAAGTTCCCAAGCGCCGTGGAGCCCCCGGCGCACGCGGCGAGGTCCGCGTGGTGAAGCCCGGACAGCGCATCCGCATGACCTGGCAGCCAGACGGCTGGAAGAAACCCGCGACGCTGCAGCTCACCCTGGTGCCGAAGGCACGAGGCGCCTCCCTCCACGTACACCTGGAGAAGCTGCCGGACGCGAAGGCCCGCGAGGCCATGCGCGAGCACTGGTCCCGGGTGCTCGAAGGCCTCGCGGAGAAGTGA
- a CDS encoding carboxypeptidase-like regulatory domain-containing protein, with product MLQVIDDSGHPVSGAAVSSREALFPVDSTGHLLLENLPSGRFLARVDALGFTSATAVMELQKGTHVGAQVKLLRLPDPLPFQAEAGGILETPQVRVTLPASAVVDALGQPVTGTVNVTIAPLDPTRQLGSMPGPLEGTSAVDGQPVQLESFFMAEVGLWSNGAPVQLAPGKSATLEFLLPEALASQFHEGDTVPAWWFDLDAGQWREEGQGTVQPSSTQPGRLAWVAQVKHFTWWNCDMPWTDKSCVNVLFVDGAGAPVAGAAVRAEGLSYSGDSGISYTGADGRVCVEIKRGNTARIVALQGTLSSDGVAVTGSSTAAVCGGSGPCTDVRLVVRGPVCAPGAYQACPYTGPAGTEGQGSCRAARQRCNVSGAEWSACAGQVLPTAESCRTPFDDDCDGTVNEGCSCSDLMGLPCYGGSSGTQGVGACHAGTVRCDSFGNVVCLGQQLPRPENCSTLEDEDCNGRSEGCEPVSPWFWQLDTTCSSTSKPLGVAVDRQGNTLTLNSLSGTVTLGGTAFTGDEGDMLLVKVDGKGHPTWAQLIDIYARSAYLATKEGLAVDAAGNVVVSGSFSGDLKVGGISLANYAPPKTFVVKFAPDGSPLWAQTFGGELGSAAVATDAAGNIALLAIPSGSGFYVAKLDGNTGATLWSRFFVGPVAFATAIDMDEEGNVLLAADMFAEIDLDGIVLRPPAAATFAFVTKFDGATGKARWGRVVARVSGEGGVPLYLKAARAGKIWVLTPQSGGTRLVALSSEGEELWARGTSAYLDSLHLGTDASGNARVSGAFSGSVDLGGGSRASSNPAAFVAWYDPAGNYLKDRVYPTAEGGGGHSGGVGTGVDLEGSVLLGGWFTGAANFGLGPVNACSDTTFVLKMEPSSTP from the coding sequence TTGCTTCAGGTCATCGATGACTCGGGCCACCCGGTTTCAGGTGCGGCCGTCTCCTCCCGGGAGGCGCTCTTCCCCGTCGACAGCACCGGCCACCTGCTCCTGGAGAATCTTCCGTCCGGGCGCTTCCTGGCCCGCGTGGACGCGCTCGGCTTCACGTCGGCCACGGCGGTGATGGAGTTGCAGAAGGGGACGCACGTGGGTGCGCAGGTGAAGCTGCTGCGGCTGCCCGACCCGCTTCCCTTCCAGGCCGAGGCGGGCGGCATCCTCGAGACGCCGCAGGTGCGCGTCACCCTTCCCGCGAGCGCCGTCGTGGATGCACTCGGCCAGCCCGTCACCGGCACCGTGAATGTCACCATCGCCCCGTTGGACCCCACGCGCCAGCTCGGCTCCATGCCGGGCCCGCTCGAGGGCACCTCCGCGGTGGATGGACAGCCGGTGCAGCTCGAGAGCTTCTTCATGGCCGAGGTGGGCCTGTGGAGCAATGGCGCTCCCGTGCAGCTCGCGCCGGGGAAGTCCGCTACCCTGGAGTTCCTCCTGCCGGAGGCCCTGGCCAGCCAATTCCATGAGGGGGATACCGTGCCCGCGTGGTGGTTCGACCTGGACGCGGGCCAGTGGCGCGAGGAGGGGCAGGGCACCGTCCAGCCCTCCTCGACCCAGCCGGGAAGGCTGGCCTGGGTCGCCCAGGTGAAGCACTTCACGTGGTGGAACTGCGACATGCCCTGGACGGACAAGAGCTGCGTCAATGTGCTCTTCGTGGACGGCGCGGGAGCACCCGTCGCGGGCGCCGCGGTGAGGGCCGAGGGGCTCAGCTACTCGGGAGACAGCGGGATCTCATACACCGGCGCCGATGGCCGGGTCTGCGTCGAGATCAAGCGAGGCAACACGGCGAGAATCGTCGCGCTCCAGGGAACGCTCAGCTCGGATGGGGTGGCGGTGACGGGTTCGTCGACGGCGGCCGTCTGTGGTGGCAGCGGCCCCTGTACCGACGTCCGGCTCGTCGTGCGAGGCCCCGTCTGCGCGCCGGGTGCCTATCAGGCTTGCCCGTACACGGGGCCCGCTGGCACTGAGGGCCAGGGGTCGTGCCGGGCAGCCCGCCAGCGGTGCAACGTCTCGGGGGCGGAGTGGAGCGCCTGCGCGGGGCAGGTGTTGCCCACGGCCGAGAGCTGCCGGACTCCTTTCGATGATGACTGCGATGGGACGGTGAACGAGGGCTGCTCCTGTTCCGACCTGATGGGTCTGCCCTGCTATGGCGGCTCCTCGGGGACGCAGGGGGTGGGGGCCTGCCACGCGGGGACGGTGAGGTGCGACAGCTTCGGCAACGTCGTCTGTTTGGGGCAACAACTCCCAAGGCCGGAGAACTGCTCGACGCTCGAGGATGAAGACTGCAATGGCAGGAGCGAGGGATGCGAGCCCGTGTCCCCATGGTTCTGGCAGCTGGACACGACCTGCTCCTCCACGTCGAAGCCGCTGGGCGTGGCCGTGGACCGCCAGGGCAACACGCTGACCCTGAACAGCCTCTCGGGCACCGTCACCCTCGGCGGCACCGCCTTCACGGGAGACGAGGGCGATATGCTCCTGGTGAAGGTGGATGGGAAGGGTCACCCCACCTGGGCCCAACTGATCGACATCTACGCGCGCTCCGCCTACCTCGCCACGAAGGAGGGCCTCGCCGTGGACGCGGCGGGGAACGTGGTGGTGTCGGGGTCGTTTTCCGGAGACCTGAAGGTGGGAGGGATTTCGCTGGCCAATTACGCCCCTCCGAAGACCTTCGTGGTGAAGTTCGCTCCCGATGGCAGCCCGTTGTGGGCCCAGACCTTTGGTGGGGAGCTCGGCAGTGCGGCCGTGGCCACCGACGCCGCTGGCAACATCGCCCTCCTGGCCATTCCCAGCGGCAGCGGATTCTACGTGGCGAAGCTCGATGGGAACACGGGAGCGACTCTCTGGAGTCGGTTCTTCGTCGGCCCGGTGGCATTTGCCACCGCCATCGACATGGATGAGGAGGGCAACGTCCTGCTGGCGGCGGACATGTTCGCGGAGATCGACCTCGATGGAATCGTGCTCCGCCCTCCCGCGGCAGCGACGTTCGCGTTCGTCACGAAGTTCGACGGCGCCACGGGCAAGGCCCGCTGGGGCCGGGTCGTGGCAAGGGTATCGGGGGAGGGAGGCGTACCGCTGTACTTGAAGGCCGCCAGGGCCGGCAAGATATGGGTGCTCACACCGCAATCGGGAGGCACGCGGCTGGTCGCGCTCTCCTCGGAGGGCGAGGAACTCTGGGCTCGCGGCACCTCGGCGTACCTGGACTCCCTGCATCTGGGAACCGACGCCTCGGGCAATGCCCGGGTCTCCGGGGCGTTCTCGGGCAGTGTCGACCTGGGCGGTGGGAGCCGCGCGTCCAGCAACCCCGCCGCGTTCGTGGCCTGGTACGACCCGGCGGGCAATTACTTGAAGGACCGCGTCTACCCCACGGCCGAGGGAGGTGGAGGGCACTCTGGGGGTGTTGGAACAGGCGTTGACCTCGAGGGAAGCGTGCTATTGGGAGGATGGTTCACCGGCGCCGCGAACTTCGGGCTGGGGCCGGTGAACGCGTGCTCCGACACCACCTTCGTGTTGAAGATGGAGCCCTCCTCTACGCCCTGA
- a CDS encoding SDR family oxidoreductase, with protein MKAFVTGSTGLLGVNLVRLLRERGHEVRALARSPEKARRLLGDTGAEVVAGDLEDVDAFASALGGCDVVFHTAAYFREYFGPGDHWPALERLNVHAPLQLARVASRAGVRRFVHTGSSSVIGRAKDGGPGDESSPPDRLAQTNLYARSKVVASERLHALAPELRPMEVVEVLPGWMFGPYDAAPTGSGQLVLDFLQGKLPGVFEGGAPVTDARDVADGMLRAAEQGRAGERYILSGEYASLVDVMRELAALSGRKPPKKLPYPLVLGVAATFELWARLSGKSTAMSVEGVSTMHARNTVSASKARTELGASFRPLAHTLADEVAWFREAGRVS; from the coding sequence ATGAAGGCGTTCGTGACGGGAAGCACGGGGCTGTTGGGCGTCAACCTGGTGCGGCTGCTGCGCGAGCGGGGCCATGAGGTGCGCGCGCTGGCCCGCTCGCCGGAGAAGGCCCGGCGGCTGTTGGGGGACACCGGCGCGGAGGTGGTGGCGGGGGACTTGGAGGACGTGGACGCCTTCGCCTCGGCGCTGGGCGGCTGCGACGTGGTGTTCCACACGGCCGCCTACTTCCGGGAGTACTTCGGCCCCGGGGACCACTGGCCCGCGCTGGAGCGGCTCAACGTCCACGCCCCCCTCCAGCTCGCGAGGGTGGCGTCGCGCGCCGGGGTGCGCCGCTTCGTGCACACCGGCTCATCGAGCGTGATTGGCCGCGCGAAGGACGGTGGCCCCGGGGACGAGAGCTCCCCTCCGGACCGGCTGGCACAGACCAACCTGTACGCGCGTAGCAAGGTGGTCGCGAGCGAGCGCCTCCATGCGCTCGCGCCCGAGTTGCGCCCCATGGAGGTAGTGGAAGTGCTGCCGGGGTGGATGTTCGGCCCGTACGACGCGGCGCCCACGGGGAGCGGGCAACTGGTGCTGGACTTCCTCCAGGGCAAGCTGCCCGGCGTCTTCGAGGGTGGGGCCCCCGTGACGGACGCCCGTGACGTGGCGGACGGCATGCTGCGCGCGGCGGAGCAGGGACGCGCGGGGGAGCGGTACATCCTGTCCGGGGAGTACGCCTCGCTCGTGGACGTGATGCGGGAGCTGGCGGCGCTCTCGGGCCGGAAGCCTCCGAAGAAGCTCCCCTACCCGCTGGTGTTGGGCGTGGCCGCCACCTTCGAGCTGTGGGCGCGGCTGAGCGGGAAGAGCACGGCGATGAGCGTGGAGGGCGTGAGCACCATGCACGCCCGCAACACCGTCTCCGCGAGCAAGGCCCGAACGGAACTGGGCGCGAGCTTCCGGCCCCTGGCGCACACGCTCGCCGACGAGGTGGCGTGGTTCCGCGAGGCGGGGCGGGTCTCCTGA
- a CDS encoding nucleoside deaminase: MRPEDKQHLVRAIDLARRARARGDHPFGSVLVDAKGRVLVEGENTQGTTGACTGHAESNLMGEATRRYRPEELVGSTLYASTEPCAMCAGAIFWGGVRRVVFALSSEELSQFLDPSAPTLRMSCRDVFARGSAPTEVVGPVALPEAREVHEGFWK; this comes from the coding sequence ATGAGACCGGAAGACAAGCAGCACCTGGTGCGCGCCATCGACCTCGCACGACGGGCCCGGGCTCGGGGGGACCACCCCTTCGGCTCGGTGCTGGTGGATGCGAAGGGACGCGTGCTGGTGGAAGGGGAGAACACCCAAGGAACGACGGGCGCCTGCACCGGCCACGCGGAGTCCAACCTCATGGGCGAGGCCACCCGGCGATACCGTCCCGAGGAACTCGTCGGTTCCACCCTCTACGCCAGTACCGAGCCCTGCGCCATGTGCGCGGGTGCCATCTTCTGGGGCGGTGTGCGGCGGGTCGTCTTCGCGCTCTCCTCCGAGGAACTGAGCCAGTTCCTCGACCCCTCCGCGCCCACCCTTCGCATGTCCTGCCGCGACGTCTTCGCCCGCGGCTCCGCGCCCACCGAGGTGGTGGGCCCGGTGGCGCTGCCGGAGGCCCGTGAGGTGCACGAGGGCTTCTGGAAATAA
- a CDS encoding glycoside hydrolase family 43 protein gives MKTYKWAASLTLVGATMAVVPGCGSGEGEEGTAQEAVTSAPAELAACTTRITYGDTWIHPGRTSMVDTVDGPVTWDGTCVNEGSNSYAVLSNGWKPYFTGKNACVMAFDTTCAGASACTTRITYNASWIHSGSNQYDNVGGRVFWDRSCTNQSPNSYAVLSNGWKPFFTGSNACGMSFMYSGCGGLYQNPVVDSSCPDPGVLQDGNRYIAACTGGNYALRTSTDLVTWTSAGSIFSSTTKPTWAKGDFWAPEIHKVGSRYIAYFTARHTNGALSIGAATATNPLGPYTDLGRPLINDTSMGMIDATIMKASNGTPYLVWKADGNAVGKKTPIYGQQLSADGLSLVGNRVQLITNDLSWEGGVVEAPWVVTRDGYYYLFYSGNAYYNGTYAIGVARATSPLGPYTKLGAPILKTVPGWEGPGHGSVVTTPAGGSAMVYHAWNEGHTSRVMLVDNIIWSGGWPSMPAAPSVGSRPRF, from the coding sequence ATGAAAACCTATAAGTGGGCTGCATCCCTCACGCTGGTGGGGGCGACGATGGCGGTGGTGCCGGGCTGTGGAAGCGGTGAGGGCGAGGAGGGGACGGCGCAAGAGGCGGTCACCTCCGCCCCCGCGGAGCTCGCGGCGTGTACGACCCGCATCACCTACGGCGACACGTGGATCCACCCGGGCCGCACGAGCATGGTGGACACGGTGGATGGGCCGGTGACGTGGGATGGCACCTGCGTCAACGAGGGCAGCAATTCCTATGCGGTGCTCTCCAATGGCTGGAAGCCGTACTTCACCGGCAAGAACGCGTGCGTGATGGCCTTCGACACGACGTGCGCGGGCGCGTCCGCGTGCACCACGCGCATCACCTACAACGCGTCGTGGATCCACTCCGGCTCGAACCAGTATGACAACGTGGGCGGGCGGGTGTTCTGGGACCGCTCGTGCACCAACCAGAGCCCCAACTCCTACGCGGTGCTCTCCAATGGCTGGAAGCCCTTCTTCACGGGCTCGAACGCGTGCGGCATGTCGTTCATGTACTCGGGCTGTGGCGGCCTCTACCAGAACCCGGTGGTGGACAGTAGCTGTCCGGACCCGGGCGTCCTCCAGGACGGCAACCGGTACATCGCCGCCTGTACGGGCGGAAACTATGCGCTGCGCACCTCGACGGACCTCGTGACGTGGACGTCCGCGGGCTCCATCTTCTCGTCCACGACCAAACCCACGTGGGCCAAGGGAGACTTCTGGGCGCCGGAGATCCACAAGGTGGGCTCGCGCTACATCGCCTACTTCACCGCGCGCCACACCAATGGCGCGCTGTCGATCGGCGCCGCCACGGCGACCAACCCCCTCGGCCCCTACACCGACCTGGGCCGCCCGCTCATCAACGACACGAGCATGGGGATGATCGACGCCACGATCATGAAGGCCAGCAATGGCACGCCCTACCTCGTGTGGAAGGCGGACGGGAACGCGGTGGGCAAGAAGACGCCCATCTACGGCCAGCAGCTCTCGGCGGATGGCCTGTCGCTCGTGGGCAACCGCGTGCAGCTCATCACCAATGATCTGTCGTGGGAGGGCGGCGTCGTCGAGGCGCCGTGGGTGGTGACGCGCGACGGCTACTACTACCTCTTCTACAGCGGCAACGCCTACTACAACGGCACGTATGCCATTGGCGTGGCGCGCGCGACGAGCCCCCTGGGCCCCTACACGAAGCTCGGCGCCCCCATCCTCAAGACGGTGCCGGGATGGGAGGGCCCCGGTCACGGCTCGGTGGTGACCACGCCCGCGGGTGGCTCGGCCATGGTCTATCACGCGTGGAACGAGGGCCACACGTCGCGCGTGATGCTCGTGGACAACATCATCTGGAGCGGCGGCTGGCCGTCCATGCCCGCCGCTCCCTCGGTGGGCTCGCGTCCCCGCTTCTAG